One window of Triticum dicoccoides isolate Atlit2015 ecotype Zavitan chromosome 5A, WEW_v2.0, whole genome shotgun sequence genomic DNA carries:
- the LOC119297474 gene encoding protein SOB FIVE-LIKE 3-like, with protein MESSQITGDGGEECNSNESGWTIYLTSPTSSYEAKENGSEGSNVEDGSGYITERRKGKEENNADDDGDYDSLASDASTGTSQVKVLEGKEEKDRQTNDGCSNEHGKDEQAETLTKFSTGSNKKAGKVKKGDDKSSKRGHNRRRSSSRTSFFW; from the coding sequence ATGGAATCCTCCCAGATCACCGGGGATGGCGGCGAAGAGTGCAACAGCAATGAATCTGGGTGGACGATATACCTGACCTCCCCCACGAGCAGCTATGAAGCAAAAGAGAATGGCAGTGAAGGGAGCAACGTTGAAGATGGCAGTGGCTACATCACTGAGAGGAGGAAAGGGAAGGAAGAGAACAACGCggatgatgatggagattatgattccctgGCGTCTGATGCTTCCACAGGGACATCTCAAGTGAAGGTGCTTGAAGGCAAAGAAGAGAAAGATCGTCAGACAAATGACGGTTGCAGCAATGAACATGGCAAGGATGAACAGGCTGAGACGCTTACCAAGTTCTCGACCGGCAGCAACAAAAAGGCGGGCAAGGTGAAGAAAGGGGACGACAAAAGCAGCAAAAGAGGCCACAATAGAAGACGTAGCTCATCAAGAACAAGCTTCTTTTGGTAA